From Thermoflavifilum aggregans, a single genomic window includes:
- the hemL gene encoding glutamate-1-semialdehyde 2,1-aminomutase produces the protein MNLTRSKQLFERAQQLIPGGVNSPVRAFRHVGGIPPFMASAKGAYLYDVDGNRYIDYVNSWGPMILGHAYEPVVRALQEQVPHATSFGAPTELEVLMAEQIIRMVQRLDQVRMVNSGTEACMTAIRLARGYTGKNKIIKFEGCYHGHADSFLVSAGSGVATLDIQQVPGVPAAVAQDTLVAPYNNLQAVDALIEAHPGEIAAIIVEPVAGNMGCVPPLPGFLEGLQQRCKERGIVFILDEVMTGFRIAPGGAQEKFNLDADLITFGKIIGGGLPVGAVGGKKQIMSHLAPAGEVYQAGTLSGNPLAMIAGYTLLRELDLNRHIYESLEQKTQKLADGLNTVFGKAGVVHQIPHVGSMLSVFFTEYPVNDFAAAKAASNELFRQFFHAMLNRGIYLPPSPFESWFVCDALSDADIAQTLQAAEESILEILPVLR, from the coding sequence ATGAATCTGACCAGAAGCAAACAACTCTTCGAGCGGGCACAGCAACTCATCCCCGGTGGAGTCAATTCTCCGGTACGGGCTTTCAGGCATGTGGGGGGTATCCCTCCTTTTATGGCTTCAGCAAAAGGCGCTTATCTGTATGATGTTGATGGCAACCGGTATATTGATTATGTCAATTCCTGGGGACCCATGATCCTGGGACATGCCTATGAACCCGTGGTTCGGGCTCTTCAGGAGCAGGTGCCGCATGCCACCTCTTTCGGAGCACCTACGGAGCTGGAAGTGCTGATGGCCGAACAAATCATTCGCATGGTGCAGCGCTTGGATCAGGTGCGAATGGTAAACTCCGGCACAGAAGCCTGCATGACGGCCATCCGGCTGGCACGGGGTTATACCGGAAAAAATAAAATCATCAAGTTTGAAGGCTGCTATCATGGACATGCCGATAGCTTTCTGGTGAGTGCCGGCAGTGGTGTGGCCACGCTGGATATTCAGCAGGTGCCCGGCGTGCCGGCTGCCGTCGCGCAGGATACACTGGTAGCTCCGTACAACAACCTGCAGGCCGTGGATGCTCTTATAGAAGCCCATCCGGGCGAAATTGCTGCTATCATCGTGGAGCCAGTGGCGGGCAATATGGGCTGTGTGCCGCCATTGCCCGGCTTCTTGGAAGGCCTGCAGCAACGTTGTAAAGAGCGTGGGATCGTTTTTATACTGGATGAAGTGATGACCGGCTTCCGCATCGCTCCGGGCGGAGCCCAGGAAAAATTCAATCTGGATGCGGATCTGATTACGTTCGGTAAAATCATCGGAGGCGGGCTGCCCGTAGGAGCCGTGGGCGGAAAAAAGCAAATCATGTCGCACCTGGCACCGGCAGGAGAAGTGTATCAGGCTGGTACCCTCAGCGGCAACCCGCTGGCTATGATTGCAGGCTATACCCTGCTGCGCGAGCTGGATCTGAACCGGCATATCTATGAAAGCCTGGAGCAAAAAACCCAAAAGCTGGCCGATGGCCTGAATACGGTCTTCGGTAAAGCGGGTGTGGTGCATCAGATCCCGCATGTAGGTTCCATGCTCAGCGTGTTTTTCACGGAATATCCGGTAAATGATTTTGCTGCAGCTAAAGCGGCAAGCAATGAGCTGTTCCGGCAGTTTTTCCATGCCATGTTAAACAGGGGCATTTATCTGCCGCCATCACCATTTGAAAGCTGGTTTGTGTGCGATGCATTAAGCGATGCCGATATTGCCCAAACCCTTCAGGCTGCAGAAGAAAGCATCCTGGAAATATTGCCTGTGCTCCGTTAG
- a CDS encoding uroporphyrinogen-III synthase, which translates to MTARFRLLFTREIHRDLLGEARQKGFDIHCESFIETRPVEPSRIAGYLHEILQRPIHAIFTSAHGVEAVLPLAGSEKLPWTVFSLDGETRAAVLRYQPEIHLITAPDATLLAEQIISQPSHHQAEWYFFCGNLRLDTLPQRLSQQGINFREIVVYETRLAPKRMDAIYDGYAFFSPSGVESFFSLNRLTETRPCFAIGQTTARALAHHVPQVIVSPKPQTAFLLQTIYAYFGVEPRLPSGS; encoded by the coding sequence ATGACAGCCCGGTTTCGACTGTTGTTTACCCGTGAGATACATCGGGACCTGCTTGGGGAAGCCAGGCAAAAAGGCTTTGATATCCACTGTGAATCTTTCATTGAAACCCGACCGGTGGAACCTTCACGTATTGCCGGATATCTTCACGAAATCCTGCAACGTCCTATCCATGCCATTTTCACAAGTGCCCATGGCGTGGAAGCCGTGCTTCCATTAGCCGGCAGCGAGAAACTACCCTGGACAGTTTTTTCATTGGACGGAGAAACCCGAGCGGCTGTGCTCCGCTACCAGCCTGAAATTCATCTGATAACCGCTCCCGATGCAACTCTGTTGGCCGAACAGATCATTTCCCAGCCTTCACATCACCAAGCCGAGTGGTACTTTTTCTGCGGAAACCTCCGGCTCGATACCCTGCCACAACGGCTCAGCCAGCAGGGCATCAACTTCCGGGAAATAGTGGTGTATGAAACCCGGCTCGCTCCCAAACGTATGGATGCGATATATGATGGATATGCCTTTTTCAGCCCTAGCGGCGTGGAAAGCTTTTTCAGCCTGAACCGGCTGACAGAAACCAGGCCCTGTTTTGCCATCGGACAAACCACTGCCCGGGCACTGGCACATCATGTACCGCAAGTAATCGTGAGTCCCAAACCGCAGACAGCTTTTTTGCTGCAAACGATATATGCTTATTTTGGCGTTGAGCCCCGGCTGCCATCCGGCAGTTAA
- the hemB gene encoding porphobilinogen synthase has product MILSKRYRILRQSATIRSMVRETRLHPAQLIAPLFVTEGKDVREPIPSMPGYFRLSLDELMKEVKELWSVGVKCVLLFAKVPDELKDNTGKEALNPDGLMQRAIRSIKHNLPEICVMTDVALDPYSTYGHDGIVENGEIVNDPTVEVLAQMSVSHAQAGADFVAPSDMMDGRIGAIRQALEAHGFHKTGIMAYSAKYASCLYGPFRDALDSAPGFGDKKTYQMDYANSREAIKEVLQDVEEGADIVMVKPAVAYLDIIHAVKQQVQVPVSAYHVSGEYAMIKAAAQMGWLDEEKAILEILTGIRRAGADLIATYFAKQAAQLLQEVAE; this is encoded by the coding sequence ATGATTTTATCCAAACGTTACCGTATTCTCAGGCAGTCTGCCACCATCCGCAGCATGGTGCGGGAAACAAGGCTGCATCCCGCACAGCTGATCGCTCCGCTTTTTGTGACCGAAGGCAAGGATGTGAGAGAACCCATCCCTTCCATGCCCGGTTATTTCCGGCTTAGCCTGGATGAATTGATGAAAGAAGTAAAAGAACTCTGGAGTGTAGGGGTAAAATGCGTATTGCTTTTTGCCAAAGTTCCCGATGAATTGAAAGACAATACGGGAAAGGAAGCGTTGAATCCGGACGGCCTCATGCAGCGGGCGATTCGCAGCATCAAACACAACCTGCCGGAAATCTGCGTGATGACCGATGTAGCGCTGGATCCCTACTCCACCTACGGCCACGACGGCATTGTGGAAAACGGAGAAATCGTAAACGATCCCACCGTGGAAGTGCTGGCGCAGATGAGCGTAAGCCATGCCCAGGCGGGAGCTGATTTTGTAGCCCCCAGCGATATGATGGATGGCCGGATCGGAGCTATCCGCCAGGCGCTGGAAGCACATGGTTTTCACAAAACCGGCATCATGGCCTACAGTGCCAAATACGCATCCTGCCTGTACGGCCCTTTCCGCGATGCGCTGGACTCAGCTCCGGGTTTTGGCGACAAAAAAACCTATCAGATGGATTATGCCAACAGCCGCGAAGCCATCAAGGAAGTGCTGCAGGATGTGGAAGAAGGTGCCGATATCGTGATGGTGAAGCCGGCCGTCGCTTATCTGGATATTATTCATGCCGTTAAACAACAAGTACAGGTGCCCGTGAGTGCCTATCACGTATCCGGTGAATATGCCATGATCAAGGCTGCCGCGCAGATGGGCTGGCTCGATGAAGAAAAAGCCATCCTCGAAATCCTCACCGGCATCCGGCGCGCCGGGGCCGACCTCATTGCCACCTATTTTGCCAAACAGGCCGCCCAGTTGTTACAGGAAGTGGCAGAATAA
- the hemE gene encoding uroporphyrinogen decarboxylase translates to MIQNDLLLKSLQGEPVNRPPVWMMRQAGRFLPSYQRLREKYDFFTRCQTPELVADITCLPVDELGVDAAILFSDILVVPQAMGAHIDMQEGRGPVIHQPIEKPEDVNRLEEPDVTHTLGYVFQGIRATLEKLNGRVPLIGFAGAPWTLLCYLVEGKGSAGFEQARAFCYRYPDAAHALLEKITRVTIAYLQHQVKAGVHCVQVFDSWAGLLGPEGFRQFAEPYLQQIARSLSAFCPVILFPKGAWFGLASLCHSGAAAIGIDWQTDAGFARKATNHQLTLQGNLDPVVLLTDPATIRRQTFRMIQAFGKEKYIANLGHGILPQTPVENARAFVQAVQSFSESWID, encoded by the coding sequence ATGATACAAAACGATCTGCTACTGAAAAGCCTTCAAGGAGAACCGGTAAACCGTCCACCCGTATGGATGATGCGGCAGGCCGGACGTTTTCTGCCATCCTATCAGCGGCTTCGTGAGAAATATGATTTTTTTACCCGCTGCCAGACCCCAGAGCTGGTAGCTGATATCACCTGTTTGCCGGTGGATGAACTGGGTGTAGATGCCGCCATATTGTTTTCCGACATCCTGGTGGTGCCGCAGGCAATGGGAGCCCATATCGATATGCAGGAAGGGCGCGGTCCGGTCATCCATCAACCGATTGAAAAACCGGAAGACGTAAATCGTCTCGAAGAGCCCGATGTTACGCATACGCTGGGCTATGTATTTCAAGGCATACGGGCAACACTCGAAAAATTGAATGGCAGAGTCCCGTTGATTGGCTTTGCCGGCGCACCCTGGACGTTATTGTGTTATCTGGTGGAAGGCAAGGGATCCGCAGGATTTGAACAGGCACGGGCATTCTGCTATCGCTATCCGGATGCTGCGCATGCCCTGCTGGAAAAAATCACCCGCGTAACGATTGCCTATCTGCAACACCAGGTGAAGGCAGGCGTACACTGCGTGCAGGTGTTTGACTCCTGGGCCGGACTGCTGGGTCCCGAAGGGTTCCGGCAGTTTGCAGAACCCTATCTGCAACAAATCGCCCGTTCTTTATCTGCCTTTTGCCCGGTAATTCTTTTCCCTAAAGGCGCCTGGTTCGGCCTGGCATCGTTATGCCATTCCGGTGCGGCAGCCATCGGTATCGACTGGCAAACCGACGCAGGCTTTGCCCGGAAGGCAACCAACCACCAGTTGACATTGCAGGGCAACCTGGATCCGGTTGTTTTACTGACCGACCCGGCAACCATCCGCCGGCAAACGTTCCGAATGATTCAGGCTTTTGGCAAGGAAAAATATATTGCCAACCTCGGGCATGGCATCCTACCCCAAACGCCGGTGGAAAATGCCCGTGCCTTTGTTCAGGCTGTCCAAAGTTTTTCCGAATCATGGATTGATTAA
- the hemF gene encoding oxygen-dependent coproporphyrinogen oxidase — protein MASYPKRRWKMPVPLFRLSKVFPNHGLINPIAVWMKSSMPAEGRSDKRQTKKPAKFLEICNVDMLTDTHVSLSLEAQQWASTIRHWQNEICQALEAEDGQAAFRSDTWERPAGGGGITRIMENGKVFEKGGVNTSAVYGELPESLRQLMQTPHRYLFAAGLSLVIHPLNPYVPTVHANWRYFELYDADGNVADCWIGGGSDLTPYYLFEEDARHFHLTLKQAMDPFGKDLYPMFKQECDTYFRNAHRDGEARGIGGVFYDYIRPADTRANLSLEQLFAFQQAGKEAFLAAYLPIVQRRKHMPYGEKEQYWQEIRRGRYVEFNLIHDRGTLFGLKTGGRTESILMSLPPRARWVYQYQPEPGSPEAVLLEVCQHPRQWV, from the coding sequence ATGGCATCCTACCCCAAACGCCGGTGGAAAATGCCCGTGCCTTTGTTCAGGCTGTCCAAAGTTTTTCCGAATCATGGATTGATTAACCCGATAGCCGTCTGGATGAAAAGCTCTATGCCTGCCGAAGGCAGGTCTGACAAACGCCAAACCAAAAAGCCAGCGAAGTTTTTGGAAATTTGCAATGTGGATATGCTAACTGATACACATGTATCCCTAAGCCTCGAGGCCCAGCAGTGGGCCTCTACTATCAGGCACTGGCAAAATGAAATTTGTCAAGCTCTGGAAGCTGAAGACGGGCAGGCCGCCTTCCGGTCTGATACCTGGGAAAGGCCTGCCGGCGGTGGAGGCATCACCCGCATCATGGAAAACGGCAAGGTGTTCGAAAAAGGAGGAGTAAACACATCGGCCGTGTATGGCGAATTGCCCGAAAGCCTGCGGCAGCTCATGCAAACACCCCATCGTTATTTATTTGCCGCCGGCCTGTCGCTGGTCATCCATCCGCTGAATCCCTACGTGCCAACCGTACATGCCAACTGGCGCTATTTTGAATTGTATGATGCAGATGGAAATGTAGCCGACTGCTGGATTGGTGGGGGCTCTGATCTTACGCCCTACTATCTGTTTGAAGAAGATGCCCGGCATTTTCATCTGACTTTGAAACAAGCCATGGATCCCTTCGGGAAGGATTTATACCCTATGTTCAAGCAGGAATGCGATACCTATTTCCGCAATGCTCATCGGGATGGAGAGGCTCGCGGCATTGGGGGTGTGTTTTACGATTATATCCGGCCGGCAGACACGCGGGCTAACCTAAGCCTGGAACAGCTGTTTGCCTTTCAGCAGGCCGGAAAGGAGGCGTTTTTAGCGGCTTATCTCCCCATCGTTCAGCGCAGAAAACACATGCCCTATGGCGAAAAAGAACAATATTGGCAGGAAATCCGCCGCGGGCGGTATGTAGAATTTAATCTGATTCACGATCGGGGAACCCTGTTTGGCCTGAAAACCGGCGGCCGCACCGAAAGCATCCTGATGAGTCTTCCACCCCGGGCCCGATGGGTATATCAGTATCAGCCCGAACCCGGTAGTCCAGAAGCAGTTCTGCTGGAGGTTTGCCAGCATCCCAGGCAATGGGTGTAA
- a CDS encoding sugar phosphate isomerase/epimerase family protein, whose amino-acid sequence MKKWLVLLAGLCMSTWVKAQLTPEKLGWKLGAQAWSFHQFSFFQAVDSTLACGLHYIEAFPNQPIGGGIEGTMDYHMSAQTRRQILQKLKEKGVTLVSYGVVVPQGEKEWRQLFDFAKAMGLLNIVSEPKKEDLPLVSKLCDEYHINVAIHNHPRQSGAPYWSPDIVLDAIKGLSPRVGACADIGHWTRSGLNPVDCLRKLQGHIIELHFKDLNEKSADAHDVPWGQGVNDISAVIHELYRQHFKGVISAEYEYDWGHNVHDIQESVEYFRKVVATLK is encoded by the coding sequence ATGAAAAAATGGTTGGTCCTCCTGGCAGGACTATGCATGTCCACATGGGTGAAGGCTCAGCTCACCCCTGAGAAGTTAGGCTGGAAGCTGGGCGCGCAGGCCTGGTCGTTTCACCAGTTTAGTTTTTTTCAGGCGGTTGACAGCACATTAGCCTGTGGTTTGCATTATATTGAAGCTTTTCCGAATCAGCCTATCGGAGGCGGTATAGAAGGTACCATGGATTATCATATGTCGGCTCAAACCCGCCGGCAGATTTTACAGAAGCTAAAGGAAAAAGGCGTTACGCTGGTTTCGTACGGGGTGGTGGTTCCGCAGGGTGAAAAGGAATGGAGGCAGCTGTTTGATTTTGCCAAAGCTATGGGACTGCTCAATATTGTTTCGGAACCCAAAAAAGAAGATTTGCCGCTGGTATCGAAACTGTGTGATGAGTATCATATCAATGTAGCCATTCACAACCATCCCCGGCAGAGCGGTGCTCCTTACTGGAGCCCGGATATTGTGCTGGATGCCATCAAAGGGCTGAGTCCGCGGGTGGGAGCCTGTGCCGATATCGGCCATTGGACCCGGTCGGGATTAAATCCGGTGGATTGCCTGCGCAAGCTGCAGGGGCATATCATTGAACTGCATTTCAAAGACCTGAATGAAAAAAGTGCGGATGCACACGATGTGCCCTGGGGACAAGGTGTAAACGATATTTCAGCCGTGATTCATGAACTCTATCGCCAGCATTTCAAAGGTGTGATTTCTGCGGAATATGAATATGACTGGGGGCATAATGTGCATGACATTCAGGAAAGTGTGGAATATTTCCGGAAGGTGGTAGCTACACTGAAATGA
- a CDS encoding gliding motility-associated C-terminal domain-containing protein → MKRVYPVAAGAWIICMGLCLHASLPVHAQCTGSPIFQETFGGNASSPEVGPPLPTTVTTYQYVSQGEIQDGQYSIKKTTGPMFNWFANGKDHTGNGYMMIVNASYDPGKFYEKEIDGLCQGSRFYFSAWIANLLPRNQYAQTPLDPAVRFLIRSAKTGDTLAQYATGTIPRYDVFTWTEYGMPFTLPPGESSLILTIFNDNPGGNGNDLALDDITFTLCGPAIQTQVSGTYQNNGQFACVHDHITLNATVEAGYYREPAYQWQFSKDQQNWNDIAGATGLTLDIPDAQPADSGWYRLLAAEQGNIQSPNCRVSSDPIPVFIEHPALPIIQTHAPVCEQDTLSLAAAFAGTYQWLLPDGSIRTDSALIFPNASPAASGNYALHLITRGGCVLDESRWIQVQANTLQVNLGRDTLLCNADSLQLNAFNPGATYQWNTGEQTASIWVKQAGLYAVQVSQGACSKSDSIRIDHLNQPSVFLGPDTTTCLGDTFSLNAYSPVATAYRWQDGSDSIRRTIYQSGAYIVEESNVCGTVRDTIRVDFISCAPELLVPNAFTPNGDGINDRFRPKQTFALRSFSMTIYDRWGNEIFHTSDPQTGWDGTAHGRPCDMGAYVWYIIYQKQNGKTFQAKGTVLLIR, encoded by the coding sequence ATGAAAAGGGTTTACCCCGTCGCCGCCGGAGCATGGATTATCTGCATGGGCTTGTGTTTGCATGCTTCTTTGCCAGTTCATGCCCAGTGCACGGGAAGTCCGATATTTCAGGAAACCTTCGGAGGAAATGCTTCCTCACCGGAAGTGGGGCCGCCATTGCCAACAACAGTCACCACCTATCAGTATGTATCCCAGGGTGAAATCCAGGACGGTCAATACAGCATCAAAAAAACCACCGGCCCCATGTTCAACTGGTTTGCCAATGGGAAAGACCATACGGGCAATGGCTACATGATGATTGTGAATGCGAGCTATGATCCGGGAAAATTTTATGAAAAAGAAATTGACGGGCTTTGTCAGGGCAGCCGCTTCTATTTTTCCGCATGGATTGCCAACCTGCTCCCCAGAAATCAGTATGCCCAGACACCCCTCGATCCGGCTGTTCGCTTTCTTATCCGCAGCGCCAAAACTGGCGATACCCTGGCGCAATATGCCACAGGCACCATTCCCCGTTACGATGTATTTACGTGGACAGAATATGGCATGCCTTTTACCCTGCCGCCCGGCGAAAGCAGCCTGATCCTGACTATCTTCAACGACAACCCCGGTGGCAATGGCAATGACCTGGCCCTGGACGATATTACCTTCACGCTGTGCGGCCCGGCTATCCAAACACAGGTTTCGGGTACCTACCAAAATAACGGACAGTTTGCCTGCGTGCATGATCATATCACCCTGAATGCTACCGTGGAAGCAGGTTATTACCGGGAACCGGCTTATCAGTGGCAGTTCAGCAAGGACCAGCAAAACTGGAATGATATAGCCGGAGCTACCGGGCTTACACTGGATATTCCCGATGCACAGCCAGCCGACTCAGGCTGGTACCGGCTGCTGGCTGCCGAACAGGGTAATATCCAATCGCCCAACTGCCGGGTATCTTCCGATCCGATTCCGGTCTTCATTGAGCATCCAGCCCTGCCCATCATCCAAACCCATGCGCCAGTATGTGAACAGGATACCCTTTCGCTTGCCGCTGCTTTTGCGGGTACCTACCAATGGCTGCTGCCCGATGGCAGTATCCGCACTGATTCTGCACTGATTTTCCCGAATGCTTCGCCGGCCGCATCCGGCAATTATGCGCTGCATCTCATCACCCGTGGCGGCTGTGTGCTGGATGAAAGCAGATGGATTCAGGTGCAGGCCAACACACTCCAGGTGAATCTGGGCCGCGACACCCTGCTTTGCAATGCCGATAGCCTGCAGCTCAATGCCTTTAACCCCGGTGCTACCTATCAATGGAACACCGGCGAACAAACGGCTTCGATATGGGTGAAACAGGCCGGCCTGTATGCCGTACAGGTAAGCCAGGGCGCCTGCAGCAAAAGCGACAGCATCCGGATTGATCATCTGAACCAGCCTTCCGTATTCCTCGGCCCCGATACCACGACCTGCCTGGGCGATACTTTTTCTCTGAACGCCTATTCACCCGTGGCTACTGCCTATCGCTGGCAGGATGGAAGCGACAGCATCCGGCGCACCATCTATCAGAGCGGTGCGTATATCGTAGAGGAAAGCAATGTATGCGGTACAGTGCGCGACACCATCCGGGTGGATTTTATTTCATGTGCACCCGAATTGCTAGTGCCCAACGCCTTCACGCCCAATGGTGATGGTATCAATGATCGTTTCCGGCCCAAGCAGACGTTTGCACTGCGATCGTTTTCCATGACCATCTACGATCGCTGGGGAAATGAAATTTTTCATACTTCCGATCCCCAAACCGGCTGGGATGGCACTGCCCATGGCCGGCCTTGCGACATGGGCGCGTATGTGTGGTATATCATCTATCAAAAACAAAACGGCAAAACCTTTCAGGCAAAAGGCACCGTGTTGCTCATCCGATGA
- a CDS encoding M13 family metallopeptidase, protein MKRTHLALLCAGWLLASCGTHQEKQAQTFLDFTGMDTTVVPGDNFYLYANGNWLKHTEIPPTQSSWGSFVILRENALKNMRLILDSVANDKNLPEGSIAKKVGDLYASGMDSATVEKLGLTPLQGDLQKIEQLQSPTDVLYFAAAEHRKGDDLLFRFYASPDDKNSSKMLAQFNQGGLGLPTRDYYFRTDSATKAVQQAYLQYVIRILTLSGEDSAKARQDAGKIMQLETALAKVSKSPVELRDPNANYHKLTLKQLTATTGIDWNGFLQQLGVTGQDTALVGQPEFYKGLSQQLKATPLPVWKAYLRFHLINNYAAYLSKPFVDASFDYYGRTLRGQREQQERWKRMCSMVDNEMGDGLGQLYVARFFPPAAKQRMMELVNNLQKTYEERIRNLDWMSDSTKQKAIQKLEAFTKKIGYPDKWKDYATVHIVRDSLIRNIQSCDAYEYNRMIAKIGKPVDRSEWFMTAPTVNAYYNPTFNEIVFPAGILQPPFFYQNGDDAVNYGGIGAVIGHEMTHGFDDEGRQYDADGNLRNWWTPQDSARFMQKAQLVIEQYNNSVILDSLHVNGKLTLGENIADIGGVAIAYAAFKNTPEGKSNQLIDGLTPDQRFFLSYAQIWRMKNTDKLARLRLQTDPHSPEMYRVNNPLSDLTPFYQAYNVQPGQKMYRPDSLRVHIW, encoded by the coding sequence ATGAAACGTACTCATCTTGCCCTTCTATGTGCCGGCTGGCTGCTAGCCTCCTGCGGTACACACCAGGAAAAACAAGCCCAGACCTTTCTGGATTTCACCGGCATGGATACAACCGTGGTGCCGGGTGATAATTTCTACCTGTATGCCAACGGCAACTGGCTGAAGCATACCGAAATCCCGCCTACCCAGAGCAGCTGGGGTAGTTTTGTCATCCTCCGGGAAAATGCCCTGAAAAACATGCGCCTGATCCTGGATTCCGTGGCTAACGACAAAAACCTACCCGAAGGAAGTATTGCCAAAAAAGTGGGCGACCTGTATGCCAGTGGCATGGACTCGGCTACCGTGGAAAAATTGGGCCTCACACCCCTTCAGGGAGATCTGCAGAAAATCGAACAGCTGCAATCACCCACCGATGTCTTGTATTTCGCTGCAGCCGAACACCGCAAGGGCGATGATTTGCTGTTCCGCTTCTATGCCTCGCCCGACGATAAAAACAGCAGCAAGATGCTGGCTCAGTTCAACCAGGGCGGACTGGGGCTGCCCACGCGCGATTATTATTTCCGGACCGACAGCGCTACCAAAGCCGTGCAACAGGCCTATTTGCAATATGTAATCCGCATCCTGACACTTAGCGGCGAAGATTCCGCAAAAGCCCGCCAAGATGCAGGCAAAATCATGCAGCTGGAAACCGCTCTGGCCAAGGTTTCTAAATCACCCGTAGAACTCCGCGATCCCAACGCAAATTACCACAAACTCACGCTGAAGCAGCTCACCGCCACGACCGGCATTGACTGGAACGGCTTTCTCCAGCAGCTGGGCGTTACCGGCCAGGATACAGCTCTGGTCGGTCAGCCGGAATTTTACAAAGGTCTATCCCAGCAGCTCAAAGCTACGCCTCTGCCTGTATGGAAAGCTTATCTGCGCTTCCATCTGATCAACAACTACGCTGCTTATCTGAGCAAACCTTTTGTGGATGCCAGTTTCGACTATTACGGCCGCACCCTTCGCGGCCAGCGTGAACAACAAGAACGCTGGAAACGCATGTGTTCCATGGTGGATAACGAAATGGGCGACGGGCTGGGTCAACTGTATGTGGCCCGCTTCTTCCCGCCGGCAGCCAAACAGCGCATGATGGAACTGGTGAACAACCTCCAGAAAACCTACGAAGAACGCATCCGCAACCTCGACTGGATGAGCGACAGCACCAAGCAAAAAGCTATTCAGAAACTGGAAGCATTTACCAAAAAAATCGGTTATCCCGACAAGTGGAAGGATTATGCCACCGTGCATATCGTCCGTGATTCGCTGATCCGCAATATCCAGTCGTGTGATGCGTATGAATACAACCGCATGATTGCCAAAATCGGTAAACCAGTTGATCGTTCCGAATGGTTTATGACCGCACCTACCGTCAATGCCTATTACAATCCTACTTTCAATGAAATTGTCTTCCCCGCCGGCATCCTGCAGCCCCCCTTCTTCTATCAAAACGGCGATGATGCGGTGAACTACGGCGGTATCGGCGCAGTTATCGGTCATGAAATGACCCATGGCTTTGATGATGAAGGCCGTCAATATGATGCCGATGGCAACCTGCGCAACTGGTGGACCCCGCAGGATTCAGCCCGCTTCATGCAGAAAGCTCAGCTGGTGATTGAACAATACAACAACTCCGTGATTCTGGACAGCCTGCATGTGAACGGCAAACTCACCCTGGGAGAAAATATTGCCGATATTGGAGGTGTAGCTATTGCCTACGCGGCTTTCAAGAATACACCGGAAGGAAAAAGCAATCAGCTGATTGACGGATTGACGCCTGATCAGCGGTTTTTCCTTTCCTATGCCCAGATCTGGCGCATGAAGAATACCGATAAATTGGCCCGGCTGCGCCTGCAGACCGATCCGCATTCGCCGGAAATGTACCGAGTCAACAATCCGCTTTCAGATCTCACCCCTTTCTATCAGGCTTACAACGTACAACCTGGCCAGAAAATGTACAGGCCGGATAGCCTGCGGGTGCATATCTGGTAA